Below is a genomic region from Actinomadura sp. NAK00032.
GCGCGGGGCCGTTGAGGTAGTCGTACATGGCCGTGGCCGTGGCGTCGTCCGGGAACGGGAAGAGCGAGACGGAGACCCGGAGGGGACGGCCGGTCGCGGCACGGGGAGCCTGCTCTTCGTAGAGCCCTGCCATCACCTGCGTGCAACCGTGGGCGGTGATCTCCTCGAACACCTCTTTGGCGGTGAGAGGGCCGTTGCCGGTGACCATCTGGCCGCACGGTCTGGCTCCGGCGCCCACGAGGGTGAACTCGACGCCCCTGTCATCGGTGAACCTGCGGGCGAGCAGGGCGTCCGCGGTGAAGGGGGTCGAATCGGTGTCGTGGTTGTTCCAGGACGCCGGGTCCAGGACGGGGCTGATGTCGGTGTAGTCGAACCGAGTGTTCTCAGGCGGCGGGACGGGACGGCCGGTGATCAGCATGTCCAGGACCTGGCGCGCGGTGGGACGCTCTGCCGGGTCCTTGGCCATGCACGCCAGGACGATGTCCAGGAGCGGCGCGGCCAGGTCGCCGGTCTCGGGCGAGCCGGTCAGGACTCGTTTGATACGTGCGGCCTGGGTGGGGCCGGCGAACGCCTCGCCTCCGGTCGCCGCGTAGATCATGACCGCTCCCCAGGCGAACAGGTCCGCCGACGGCCCCAGGGTCGTCCCCTCCAGTTGCTCGGGAGCCATGTAGCCGACGGTGCCGATCCGGGTGGCCGAGGAGGTGTCGGCGTCCAGCACGCGGGCGATGCCGAAGTCGATCACCCGCGGCCCGTCCGGGCCCAGCAGGATGTTGGCGGGCTTGAGGTCGCGGTGCACCACCCCGGCCGCGTGGACGGCGCTGAGCGCGGTGATGGTCTGCACCGCGAGGCGCTGCAGGTCACCGCCGGTACGGGGGCCATGCTCGCGCACCGCCTGTGTCAGCGTGGGGCCCTCGATGTACTCGGTGGCGATCCAGGGCCGGTCCGCCTCGGCGTCGGCGTCCAGGATCTCGGCCAGGCAGAAGCCCTGGACCCGGCGCGCGTTGACGAGTTCCTGGGCGAAGTAGCGGCGGACCCGGGGGTCGCCGGCCAGGTGCGGGTGCAGGAACTTCACCGCCGCGCGCCGTCCGGAGGCGTCCTGGCCCAGGTATACCGAGCCGAACCCGCCCGAGGCCAACTCTTGTACCAGGCGGAATCCACCCGCCCACTGTTCCGTCTCCGGCAAGGCCGCTCCCGTCGTTCACCTGTTCCCGCTCAGTGCCCGCCCGGGGCTCCTCAGGTGTCGGTGGAGAAGCGGATGGCGGTCGGGGGGAGTTCTATGCCCGGCCAGACGCGGAGGCCGGGGCGCAGTTCGTTGCCCGGGCCCACGATCGCGGCGTCGCCCAGGACCACGCCGTCCAGGACGGCGCCGGGGCCGACTCGGGCGCCTCGGCTCAGGACGGAGTCGCGGACGGTGGCGCCCTCGGCGACGAAGGCGTCCTCCAGGAGGACGCTGCCGGTCACCGTGGCGCCCGACTCGATCACGGCGTTGCGGCCCACCGTGGTGCCGCCGCGCACTACGGCGCCCTGGGCCACGCGGGCGCCGGTGAGGGTCAGGCGTTCGCCCGGGTCGCCGGGCATGGCGGGGGACGCGAGGGCGCCCAGGACGAGGTCACGGGAGCCCTGGACGAAGGCTTCGGGGGTCCCGACGTCCAGCCAGTAGGCCGACTCCACGTGGCCCATGACCAGGGCGCCGGACGAGATCAGGGACGGGAACGTCTCGCGTTCGACGGAGACGACCTCGTCCTCGGGGATCGTGTCGATGGCGGAGCGGCGGAAGACGTAGCAGCCCGCGTTGATCTGGTTCGTCACCGGGTGCTGGGTCTTCTCCAGGAAGGCGGTGACGCGGCCGTCGGGGGAGGTAGGGACGCAGCCGAAGCGGGACGGGTCGTCGACCTCGGTGAGGTGGAGGGTGACGGCGGCGCCGGCCTCCTCGTGCAGTTTCACCTGGGTGCGGACGTCGTGGCCGGAGAGGATGTCGCCGTTCAGGATGAGGACGGGGTCGTCCGGGCCGCAGGTCAGCGCGCGCGCCGCGTTGCGGATGGCGCCGCCGGTGCCGAGCGGCTCGCGCTCGCTGACGTAGGCGAGGTCGACGCCGTAGGCGTGGTCGCCGAAGGCCGCCTCGAACATCTCGGCCCGGTAGGACGTCGCGAAGACGATCCGCTCGACGCCCGACGCGTGGGCCCGGGCCAGCTGGTGGGCCAGGAACGCGACCCCTGCGGTGGGGAGCAGGGGTTTCGGGGTGGAGATCGTCAGCGGGCGCAGGCGGGTGCCCTGGCCGCCCACCAGGAGGATCGCTTCCACTCGGTTCCTTTCTCCGGGTTGAGGAGAGAGCCTAGTGGGTGCGTGTGGCGGTGTATTGGGCGACTGCGCGCTGGTATGAGGCCATGTGGGCGGTTGCGGAGGCCGCCCAGGAGAACTCCTGCGCGCGGGCGTGCGCGGCCTCGGCCAGGTCGGTGCGGCGGGACGGGTCGTCGATGAGGGCGGTCAGGGCCGAGGCGATGCCGGGGGCGTCGGGCTCGGTGTAGGCGACCGCGTCGCCGCCGACCTCGGGCAGCGGGCCGCGGTGGGTGGTGAGGACGGGCGCCCCGCACGCCATCGCCTCGAGGACGGGCAGGCCGAACCCCTCGCCGCGGCTCGGCAGCGCGACGACGAGGGCGCCGCCGAAGAAGCCCGGCAGGGACGGCCACGGCAGGTAGCCGGGGCGCAGCACGCGCAGGCCGAGCGGGACGGTGGCGAGGGCCGCGTCGACCTCGTCGTCCCAGCCGCCGCTGCCCGCGAGGACGAGCGCGGGCGGGTCGTCGCGGCCGGCGCAGGCGCGGGCCCAGCCGCGGATCAGGTTCGGGACGTTCTTGCGCGGCTCCAGCGCCCCGAGGTAGGCGACGTACGGGCGGCCGTGCAGGCCGAGCCGGTCGGAGACCTGCTTGACCTCGGCCTCGGACGGGCGGTGGAACACCTCGTGGTCGACGCCGTGGTAGGCGACGTCGATGTGCGCCGGGTCGGCGCCGAGGACGCTGACCAACTCGTCGCGGGTCGCGCGGGACGGGACGATCAGCCGGGTCGCGCGGCGGGCGGCGCTGCGGGTCGCCGACTTGATGTAGGACGTGCGCACCGGGTCGTGCTGCTCGGGCTCGGCGAACAGGGTCACGTCGTGGATCGTCACGACGGTCGGCAGGGCCGCGCCCACCGGCATCGTGTAGGTGGGCAGGTGGATGACGTCCGCGCCGACGCTCTCGGCGACGCGGGGCAGGCCCGACTGCTCCCAGGCGAGGCGGCTGGCGCGGTGCGCCAGCGTCGCGGGGCCGGCGACGACCCGGGCCCCCGGGACGAGGGCCTCATAGCGTTTCTCGTCCGCCCGCTGGCACGCGACGGCGAGGTCGGCGCCCTGCGCGTGCAGGGCGGTCAGGAGCCCGTCCACGTACCGGCCGAGCCCGCCGCGGTCGGCAGGCACGGCGGTGGCGTCGAGGAGAATTCGAGGCGCCA
It encodes:
- a CDS encoding glycosyltransferase family 1 protein; the protein is MAPRILLDATAVPADRGGLGRYVDGLLTALHAQGADLAVACQRADEKRYEALVPGARVVAGPATLAHRASRLAWEQSGLPRVAESVGADVIHLPTYTMPVGAALPTVVTIHDVTLFAEPEQHDPVRTSYIKSATRSAARRATRLIVPSRATRDELVSVLGADPAHIDVAYHGVDHEVFHRPSEAEVKQVSDRLGLHGRPYVAYLGALEPRKNVPNLIRGWARACAGRDDPPALVLAGSGGWDDEVDAALATVPLGLRVLRPGYLPWPSLPGFFGGALVVALPSRGEGFGLPVLEAMACGAPVLTTHRGPLPEVGGDAVAYTEPDAPGIASALTALIDDPSRRTDLAEAAHARAQEFSWAASATAHMASYQRAVAQYTATRTH
- a CDS encoding serine/threonine-protein kinase: MPETEQWAGGFRLVQELASGGFGSVYLGQDASGRRAAVKFLHPHLAGDPRVRRYFAQELVNARRVQGFCLAEILDADAEADRPWIATEYIEGPTLTQAVREHGPRTGGDLQRLAVQTITALSAVHAAGVVHRDLKPANILLGPDGPRVIDFGIARVLDADTSSATRIGTVGYMAPEQLEGTTLGPSADLFAWGAVMIYAATGGEAFAGPTQAARIKRVLTGSPETGDLAAPLLDIVLACMAKDPAERPTARQVLDMLITGRPVPPPENTRFDYTDISPVLDPASWNNHDTDSTPFTADALLARRFTDDRGVEFTLVGAGARPCGQMVTGNGPLTAKEVFEEITAHGCTQVMAGLYEEQAPRAATGRPLRVSVSLFPFPDDATATAMYDYLNGPARWHLTTWHQPEGADIRPLIPGRQYYRQSRNRVHFRYLVTVMAYRSDLTTDGELEPWLTAASLGAANSAGPQS
- a CDS encoding sugar phosphate nucleotidyltransferase → MEAILLVGGQGTRLRPLTISTPKPLLPTAGVAFLAHQLARAHASGVERIVFATSYRAEMFEAAFGDHAYGVDLAYVSEREPLGTGGAIRNAARALTCGPDDPVLILNGDILSGHDVRTQVKLHEEAGAAVTLHLTEVDDPSRFGCVPTSPDGRVTAFLEKTQHPVTNQINAGCYVFRRSAIDTIPEDEVVSVERETFPSLISSGALVMGHVESAYWLDVGTPEAFVQGSRDLVLGALASPAMPGDPGERLTLTGARVAQGAVVRGGTTVGRNAVIESGATVTGSVLLEDAFVAEGATVRDSVLSRGARVGPGAVLDGVVLGDAAIVGPGNELRPGLRVWPGIELPPTAIRFSTDT